A region from the Gemella haemolysans ATCC 10379 genome encodes:
- the mraY gene encoding phospho-N-acetylmuramoyl-pentapeptide-transferase, with product MSNSDTVFAISLLLVAYFLTVLMLPRLIKYLHVLKFGQAIREEGPQSHMHKKGTPTMGGISFIIAIVISLIVAMFLDSSNIKYYVLFIYTTISFSIIGYIDDMLIVVKKKNDGLAPRKKLMLQILFSVIFYILVTFIYKEVNYIHIPVFDYNLNISYFYIIFLVFWQTGFSNAVNLTDGLDGLATSVTIITTSTFALLAYKENNFPVLVFCLTIVGALVGFLLFNRNPAKIFMGDTGSLALGGILAAISVILHKEVAFLFIGLVYILETLSVIIQVAYFKKTGKRIFKMSPLHHHFELSGYGEVKTVYIFVIIAVISSAIGYFVGVV from the coding sequence ATGAGTAATTCAGATACAGTATTTGCTATATCGTTATTACTGGTAGCATATTTTCTGACAGTACTAATGCTACCTAGATTAATAAAATATTTACATGTACTAAAGTTTGGCCAAGCAATCAGAGAAGAAGGGCCACAAAGTCATATGCATAAAAAAGGAACACCTACTATGGGAGGTATTTCGTTTATAATTGCAATAGTTATTTCACTTATAGTGGCTATGTTCTTAGATAGTTCGAATATTAAATACTACGTACTGTTCATTTATACAACTATTTCTTTTTCGATAATAGGATACATAGATGATATGTTAATCGTAGTTAAAAAGAAAAACGATGGATTGGCACCAAGAAAAAAACTAATGCTACAAATTCTATTCTCTGTAATATTTTATATATTAGTAACTTTCATTTACAAAGAGGTTAATTATATACATATTCCAGTATTTGATTATAATTTAAATATTTCATATTTTTATATAATTTTCTTAGTATTTTGGCAAACTGGTTTTTCTAATGCAGTAAATTTAACAGATGGATTAGATGGATTAGCTACTAGCGTAACAATTATTACAACTAGTACATTTGCTTTATTAGCATATAAAGAAAATAACTTCCCTGTATTAGTATTTTGTTTAACAATAGTAGGGGCACTTGTAGGATTTTTATTATTTAATAGAAATCCAGCAAAAATATTTATGGGCGATACTGGATCATTAGCGCTAGGAGGAATTCTAGCTGCCATTTCAGTAATCTTACATAAAGAAGTAGCATTTTTATTTATTGGTTTAGTATACATATTAGAAACATTGTCAGTGATTATTCAAGTAGCATACTTTAAGAAAACTGGTAAAAGAATTTTTAAAATGTCACCATTACATCATCATTTTGAATTGTCAGGTTATGGTGAAGTAAAAACTGTATATATTTTTGTTATTATAGCTGTTATATCT
- a CDS encoding penicillin-binding transpeptidase domain-containing protein codes for MEDRRSLERKDYISRERTKIVFFLIFVFFFVWILILNIGQMMLIGTVRGHNLSELADKKYKIDSSLQPNRGKIFDRNGNILADNIESYKLVAVVSDKATEDETNPRHVVDINKTAEELSKFIKLDKNKIKDILSKQGVYQVEFGTAGKDISVEDKKKIEELKLPGIEFIATTKRYYPNGSMLGNFLGFAQNSPDSDLITGRLGVEKTFDYYLRGKEGHITYAKDAWGKIVSNIPKVEIKPVDGADIYLTIDKNIQGFIDNTLKDIQDKYEPESAFAIAVSPKTGEILGLGQTPAFNPNTQENLASAWSNIFYNSAYEPGSTLKTFTMSIMVENNIYKPDSYYRSGSYQVEDATIFDWNKIGWGTITQRHGFQQSSNTLMLTLLNELGTEKLKTGLENFGFGKSTNSLYGNEATGDLVFNNKVSASTTVFGQGSTVTAMQMVQAETAILNDGQMLAPYFLQRIHDKTIDKDVNIGQRTVVGTPISKHTADIMKEELYGVVNGTWAQGGKRYAVDNYSTSGKTGTAEVVDPKTGTYYNSPYKVMHSFIGYAPSEDPQVILYVGIKLPSKELGASNANGASEIFKPIMENTLNYLNVKKSNDDNILQSYKMENLVGENVESTIVNLQQKTKNIITIGSGTNVIGQYPSAGNVIKQDERVFLLVSDENIITPNFTGWSKVDVLNYAKLSGLDIETEGNGFAKQQSIPAQRFVKKGEKIKIKFS; via the coding sequence TTGGAAGATAGAAGAAGTTTAGAAAGAAAAGATTATATCTCTCGAGAAAGAACAAAAATTGTATTTTTTCTAATTTTTGTTTTTTTCTTTGTATGGATATTAATATTAAATATAGGACAAATGATGCTAATTGGAACTGTAAGGGGACATAATCTTTCTGAATTAGCAGATAAAAAGTATAAGATAGATAGTAGTTTACAACCAAATCGTGGGAAAATCTTTGATAGAAATGGAAATATACTTGCCGATAATATAGAATCTTACAAGTTAGTAGCGGTAGTTTCAGATAAGGCTACAGAGGATGAAACAAATCCACGACATGTTGTAGATATTAACAAAACAGCAGAAGAGCTATCTAAATTTATTAAATTAGATAAAAACAAAATAAAAGATATACTTAGTAAACAAGGAGTATATCAAGTAGAATTTGGAACTGCTGGTAAAGATATAAGTGTAGAAGATAAAAAGAAAATTGAAGAGTTGAAATTACCAGGTATTGAATTTATAGCGACAACAAAAAGATATTATCCAAATGGAAGTATGCTTGGAAACTTTTTAGGTTTTGCTCAAAATTCCCCAGATAGTGATCTGATTACTGGTCGTTTAGGTGTTGAAAAGACTTTTGATTATTATCTAAGAGGTAAAGAAGGGCATATTACTTATGCTAAAGATGCATGGGGGAAAATCGTTTCTAATATTCCCAAAGTTGAGATTAAACCTGTTGACGGAGCAGATATATATCTAACGATTGATAAGAATATTCAAGGTTTTATAGATAATACACTAAAAGATATTCAAGATAAATATGAACCGGAAAGTGCATTTGCAATAGCTGTTAGTCCAAAAACTGGTGAAATATTAGGATTAGGTCAAACACCTGCATTTAATCCAAATACTCAAGAAAATCTGGCAAGTGCATGGTCAAATATTTTCTATAACTCAGCTTATGAACCTGGTTCAACATTGAAAACATTCACAATGTCAATAATGGTAGAAAATAATATATATAAACCAGATAGTTACTATAGATCTGGTTCATATCAAGTGGAAGACGCTACAATTTTTGACTGGAATAAGATTGGTTGGGGAACAATTACTCAACGTCATGGTTTCCAACAATCTTCAAATACTTTAATGTTAACATTATTAAATGAATTAGGAACAGAGAAATTAAAAACAGGTTTAGAAAACTTTGGATTTGGTAAAAGTACAAATTCATTATATGGTAATGAAGCAACCGGTGATTTAGTATTTAATAATAAAGTTTCAGCTTCAACAACAGTATTTGGACAAGGTAGTACTGTAACTGCTATGCAGATGGTTCAAGCAGAAACAGCAATTTTAAATGATGGACAGATGTTAGCACCATATTTTTTACAAAGAATTCATGACAAAACAATTGACAAAGATGTAAATATCGGGCAAAGAACGGTAGTAGGAACTCCTATTTCTAAACATACGGCAGATATAATGAAAGAGGAATTATATGGAGTTGTAAACGGAACATGGGCCCAAGGTGGTAAAAGATATGCTGTAGACAACTATAGTACGTCAGGGAAAACAGGAACAGCAGAGGTTGTAGATCCGAAGACTGGTACATACTATAATAGTCCATATAAAGTAATGCACTCATTTATAGGATATGCACCTAGTGAAGATCCACAAGTTATCCTATATGTTGGTATTAAATTACCTTCGAAAGAATTGGGTGCAAGTAATGCGAATGGTGCTTCAGAAATCTTTAAACCTATAATGGAAAATACACTTAATTACTTAAATGTTAAGAAGTCAAATGATGATAATATTCTTCAAAGTTATAAAATGGAGAATCTTGTAGGGGAAAATGTTGAGTCGACAATTGTTAATTTACAACAAAAAACTAAAAATATAATAACAATTGGAAGTGGAACTAACGTAATTGGCCAATATCCTTCAGCTGGGAATGTAATAAAACAAGATGAGAGAGTATTTTTATTAGTCTCTGACGAAAATATTATTACCCCTAACTTTACAGGATGGTCGAAAGTAGATGTACTTAACTACGCTAAATTATCTGGATTAGATATTGAAACTGAAGGAAATGGATTTGCTAAACAACAATCTATTCCAGCACAAAGATTTGTGAAAAAAGGGGAAAAGATAAAAATAAAATTTAGTTAG
- the rsmH gene encoding 16S rRNA (cytosine(1402)-N(4))-methyltransferase RsmH, which yields MFKHYSVLLNEAVEGLDIKEDGIYVDCTLGGAGHSLEILKRLKNGKLYAFDQDNVALENAKEKLAEYSDKVVFIKSNFVNLKEKLAEHGVNEVDGVLYDLGVSSPQLDTPERGFSYNYDTRLDMRMDTDAKISAYEVVNEYSYHDLVKIFYRYGEENFSKQIARNIEKKREQKPIETTFELVEIIKESIPAAKRRTGGHPAKRVFQAIRIAVNNELSVFEDSLEQAIDIVSVGGRISVITFHSLEDRICKQIFNSYSKSKDIPKNLPIMPEESLSKLKVITRKPIYPSDIELEENNRSRSAKLRVAQVQTK from the coding sequence ATGTTTAAACATTATAGTGTATTATTAAATGAAGCTGTAGAAGGCTTAGATATAAAAGAAGACGGTATATATGTAGACTGTACTCTTGGTGGAGCAGGGCATAGTTTAGAAATTTTAAAGCGATTAAAAAATGGTAAACTATATGCATTTGATCAAGATAATGTTGCATTAGAAAATGCCAAAGAAAAATTAGCTGAATACAGTGATAAAGTTGTCTTTATTAAATCTAATTTTGTTAATTTAAAAGAAAAATTAGCAGAGCATGGTGTAAATGAAGTGGATGGAGTTCTTTATGATTTAGGAGTTTCTTCACCACAATTAGATACACCCGAAAGAGGTTTTAGTTATAACTATGATACTAGATTGGACATGCGTATGGATACTGATGCAAAAATTAGTGCATATGAAGTCGTTAATGAATATAGTTATCATGATTTAGTAAAAATATTTTATCGTTATGGAGAAGAAAATTTCTCTAAGCAAATAGCGAGAAATATTGAAAAAAAACGTGAGCAAAAACCTATAGAAACTACTTTTGAATTAGTAGAAATTATAAAAGAATCTATCCCTGCTGCTAAAAGAAGAACTGGTGGACATCCAGCAAAAAGAGTATTTCAAGCAATTCGTATTGCTGTAAATAATGAATTATCTGTATTCGAAGACTCATTAGAACAAGCAATAGATATCGTTAGTGTAGGTGGAAGAATATCTGTAATTACCTTCCATTCTCTAGAAGACAGAATTTGTAAACAGATATTTAATTCTTATTCTAAATCAAAGGATATTCCAAAAAACCTTCCTATTATGCCAGAAGAAAGTTTATCTAAATTAAAAGTAATTACAAGAAAACCTATATATCCTAGTGATATTGAATTAGAAGAAAATAATAGATCTAGAAGTGCAAAATTAAGAGTTGCACAAGTTCAGACGAAATAG
- the mraZ gene encoding division/cell wall cluster transcriptional repressor MraZ — MFIGQYNNKMDAKGRLSIPIKFRDELGEKFIITRGLDSCLFGYSLQEWQKVESKIKSLPITKKNARTFQRFFFSGATEVEIDKQGRINIPNALIEHAFLDKECVVNGLSNRIEIWDKTRWEDLLVESEASVEEIAEELEDFDF, encoded by the coding sequence GTGTTTATTGGTCAATACAATAATAAAATGGATGCCAAAGGAAGGCTTAGTATTCCAATAAAGTTCAGAGATGAACTAGGTGAAAAATTTATTATCACAAGAGGTCTAGACTCTTGTTTATTTGGCTATTCACTACAAGAGTGGCAAAAGGTGGAAAGTAAGATTAAATCACTACCTATCACTAAGAAAAATGCTCGTACTTTCCAACGTTTCTTCTTTTCTGGAGCCACTGAAGTTGAAATAGATAAACAAGGAAGAATTAATATTCCAAACGCCCTTATAGAGCACGCTTTTTTAGATAAGGAGTGTGTTGTAAATGGTTTATCAAATAGGATAGAAATATGGGATAAGACTCGCTGGGAAGATTTACTTGTTGAAAGTGAAGCTAGCGTAGAAGAAATAGCAGAAGAATTAGAAGATTTTGATTTTTAG
- the dnaI gene encoding primosomal protein DnaI → MKKLSNIVSSNTENSFKKFITEKVLSDVEIIKFIRDNNFSKIDVENNLEKFYQYYISKDTLLNIEHRPKLVCSDKEVNILYQETDEYKQKVENQKTSNRIKTEFIPKRVLTYTFDNLSKNSKKSRLAIEIVNTCMSILSKQSTRGAYIYGPTGTGKTYLMGCIYNYFKQNGKEPAILYYPEFIRKIKSKISNNSYDLYIDLIRDEEILIIDDIGAENITEFIRDEVLGPIINHREAEKLPTFFSSNLSIDDLAELLSNGRTTVDKTKALRIVERIHSLSASHFLDGENEREYYN, encoded by the coding sequence ATGAAAAAATTATCCAACATAGTATCAAGTAATACAGAAAATTCATTTAAGAAGTTTATCACAGAAAAAGTTCTGAGTGATGTAGAGATAATTAAGTTTATTCGTGATAATAACTTTTCTAAAATTGACGTTGAAAATAATCTTGAAAAATTTTATCAATATTATATTTCAAAAGATACACTATTGAATATCGAACATAGGCCTAAATTGGTTTGTAGTGATAAAGAGGTTAATATACTTTATCAAGAGACTGATGAATATAAACAAAAAGTTGAAAACCAAAAAACATCGAATAGAATCAAGACAGAATTTATTCCAAAGAGAGTATTAACATATACATTTGATAATTTGTCCAAGAATAGTAAGAAATCTAGATTAGCAATAGAAATTGTAAACACTTGTATGAGTATCCTTAGTAAACAAAGTACAAGAGGTGCCTATATATATGGACCAACAGGAACTGGAAAGACATATTTGATGGGGTGTATTTATAATTATTTCAAACAGAATGGTAAAGAACCAGCAATTTTATACTATCCTGAATTTATTAGAAAAATAAAATCAAAGATTAGTAATAACAGTTATGATTTATATATTGATCTTATAAGAGATGAAGAAATTCTTATCATTGACGATATAGGTGCTGAAAATATTACGGAGTTTATTCGTGATGAGGTGCTTGGCCCAATTATTAATCATAGAGAAGCAGAAAAATTACCAACATTTTTCTCATCTAATTTAAGTATAGATGATTTAGCAGAATTGTTATCTAATGGAAGAACAACAGTGGATAAAACAAAGGCTTTAAGAATAGTAGAAAGAATACATTCTTTAAGTGCTTCTCACTTCTTAGATGGTGAGAATGAAAGAGAATATTATAATTAA